From the Purpureocillium takamizusanense chromosome 6, complete sequence genome, one window contains:
- a CDS encoding Indoleamine 2,3-dioxygenase (EggNog:ENOG503NUI1~antiSMASH:Cluster_6.2~COG:A): MGSLAAARFEVLDDTRPEDTSLPAFMVSTTRGFMPRMDPPAKLPAEFDALESILQRMPVKMLSGEPGLLARGELGPEVDSTFPDLTEAMDKYKEDLPLMNALYRDYSFLASAYLLEPCHERSVRGEGYGLGRQVLPKNIAHPIARCAEICGFQPFMEYAGSYALFNYRLENPAAGLEYSNLRLIRAFEHGLHPTSSEAGFVLVHIDMVKNSGPLVAGTMKCLDVASKMDTSSLGSPAERAEFNEGLTSILEALRKINTVMETMWGKSRPTEYTSFRTFIFGITSQSMFPDGVVYEGLNDNKPMSFRGESGANDSMVPLMDNLLQVPMPDTPLTEILRDFRSYRPSNHKAFLEWVKGRSQELDLRNFALGLGPGATTSATQEQLDLLRESRSLWLQVLDQVRDFRWRHWCFAREYILKRTSHPTATGGSPIVTWLPNQLEAVLEDMATIHARVHREDARGLGKTAEGVMEAALRQRETLRKEVDKYCAERGVTRG; encoded by the exons CGCGCTCGAGTCCATCCTGCAGCGCATGCCCGTCAAGATGCTGTCGGGCGAGCCGGGCCTGCTGGCGCGGGGCGAGCTGGGGCCCGAGGTGGACTCGACGTTCCCGGACCTGAccgaggccatggacaaGTACAAGGAGGATCTGCCTCTCATGAACGCGCTGTACCGTGACTACTCGTTCCTGGCATCGGCTTACCTGCTGGAGCCGTGCCACGAGCGTTCcgtccgcggcgagggctaCGGCCTGGGGCGGCAGGTGCTGCCCAAGAACATTGCGCACCCTATTGCGCGGTGCGCCGAGAT CTGCGGCTTCCAGCCCTTCATGGAGTACGCCGGCTCGTACGCCCTCTTCAACTACCGCCTGGAGAACCCTGCGGCGGGGCTCGAGTACTCGAACCTGCGGCTCATCCGGGCGTTTGAGCACGGGTTGCACCCGACGTCGTCGGAGGCAGGCTTCGTACTGGTGCACATCGACATGGTCAAGAACTCGGGCCCGTTGGTGGCGGGCACGATGAAGTGCCTGGACGTGGCGTCCAAGATGGACACGTCGTCGCTGGGGTCGCCGGCGGAGCGGGCCGAGTTCAACGAGGGCCTCACGAgcatcctcgaggcgctgcgcaagATCAACACCGTCATGGAGACGATGTGGGGCAAGTCGCGGCCGACCGAGTACACGAGCTTCCGGACCTTCATCTTCGGCATCACGTCGCAGTCCATGTTCCCGGACGGCGTGGTGTACGAGGGGCTTAACGACAACAAGCCCATGTCGTTCCGGGGCGAGTCCGGGGCCAACGACTCCATGGTGCCGCTCATGGACAACCTGCTGCAGGTGCCCATGCCGGACACGCCGCTGACGGAGATCCTCCGCGACTTTCGCTCGTACCGACCGAGCAACCACAAGGCGTTCCTGGAGTGGGTCAAGGGACGGTCGCAGGAGCTGGACCTGCGCAACTTTGCGCTCGGTCTTGGCCCCGGGGCcaccacgtcggcgacgcaggAGCAGCTGGACCTGCTGCGTGAGTCGCGGAGCCTCTggctgcaggtgctggaCCAGGTCCGCGACTTCCGGTGGCGGCACTGGTGCTTCGCGCGCGAGTACATCCTCAAGCGCACGTCGCacccgacggcgacgggcgggaGCCCCATCGTGACGTGGCTGCCGAACCAGCTCGAGGCGGtgctcgaggacatggcgacgatccacgcgcgcgtgcaccgcgaggacgcgcgcgggctgggcaagacggccgagggggtcatggaggcggcgctgcggcagcgcgagacgctgcgcaagGAGGTGGACAAGTACTGCGCGGAGCGCGGGGTGACTCGGGGTTGA